One region of Mucilaginibacter gotjawali genomic DNA includes:
- a CDS encoding MBL fold metallo-hydrolase RNA specificity domain-containing protein, with protein MKLTIHGAARQVTGSMHLLQVGQYKILVDCGLDYEKDRSIQSNENFPFDPAEIDVVVLTHAHIDHSGNLPTLVRMGFEGQILCTPPTADLTELLLLDSVSLFMRKAQSGRKNRRGKFNSGSQPLYLQKHVMDTVERFVTIGFNRPFKVNGDIELTFIPIGHLLGAASAVFKVTEDGIEKSIAFTGDVGRKNYPVLDDPSELPDVDYLVTESTYGGRYHTKDKSVEQTLMETIEKACIKEQGRLIIPAFSIGRTQSLVYSLNKIFSSGLLPPVKVFVDSPLAMRSTEVFRKYHYLVNAEAQDFYNRRGDEFEFDNLTYVETLKDSRQVSNYYEPCVIISSAGMLDGGRIQDHLFYNIQNYYCTILFIGYCAKGTLGHRLLRGDPIVHIKDRDLSVYATIKQTDVLSAHGDHDDLMNTVKQLDKGKLKNVFLVHGEMQSMQAFADALTEDGYPVVIPENGVTYLLN; from the coding sequence ATGAAATTAACCATACACGGGGCAGCCCGACAGGTTACCGGGAGCATGCATTTGCTGCAGGTGGGCCAATATAAAATATTAGTGGATTGCGGACTTGATTACGAAAAAGACCGCAGCATTCAATCCAACGAAAACTTTCCTTTTGATCCTGCCGAAATTGATGTAGTTGTTTTAACACATGCACATATTGATCATTCAGGCAATTTACCAACACTGGTGCGCATGGGTTTCGAGGGGCAGATTTTGTGCACCCCTCCTACTGCCGATCTGACAGAACTACTGCTGCTTGATTCGGTAAGCCTGTTTATGCGGAAAGCACAAAGCGGACGTAAAAATCGCAGGGGTAAGTTTAATAGCGGCTCGCAACCCTTATATCTTCAAAAGCACGTAATGGATACGGTGGAACGGTTTGTCACCATAGGCTTTAACCGTCCGTTTAAAGTAAACGGAGATATTGAACTAACCTTTATCCCCATTGGTCACTTACTGGGCGCCGCTTCGGCGGTATTTAAGGTGACGGAAGATGGTATCGAAAAATCCATTGCCTTTACCGGTGATGTCGGCCGTAAAAACTACCCCGTACTTGACGATCCCTCAGAACTTCCTGATGTGGATTACCTGGTAACAGAATCTACTTATGGCGGCAGGTACCACACTAAAGATAAAAGTGTTGAACAAACCCTGATGGAGACTATCGAGAAAGCCTGTATTAAAGAACAGGGCAGGTTGATCATCCCGGCGTTCAGTATTGGGAGGACGCAATCGTTGGTTTATTCCCTCAACAAAATATTCAGCAGCGGGTTGCTACCTCCTGTTAAGGTTTTCGTGGATAGTCCGCTGGCAATGCGGTCAACAGAAGTGTTCAGGAAGTACCATTACCTGGTTAATGCCGAGGCGCAGGATTTTTATAACCGCAGGGGTGATGAATTTGAGTTTGATAACCTTACTTATGTGGAAACACTGAAAGATAGCAGGCAGGTTTCAAATTACTACGAGCCCTGTGTCATCATCTCATCAGCAGGAATGCTGGATGGCGGCCGGATCCAGGATCACCTTTTTTATAATATCCAGAATTATTATTGCACCATCCTGTTTATCGGTTACTGCGCCAAAGGCACTTTAGGCCACCGCTTATTGCGCGGGGACCCTATCGTCCATATCAAAGACCGAGACTTGTCTGTTTATGCCACTATCAAACAAACAGACGTGTTAAGCGCCCATGGCGATCATGACGACCTGATGAACACGGTAAAGCAATTGGATAAAGGAAAACTGAAAAACGTATTCCTGGTACATGGGGAAATGCAAAGCATGCAGGCTTTTGCAGATGCATTAACGGAGGATGGATACCCGGTAGTAATCCCCGAAAATGGTGTTACTTACTTGTTAAATTAA
- a CDS encoding D-2-hydroxyacid dehydrogenase, producing the protein MIKILANDGIDPAGKQLLEEAGFIIDTNNIPQDELPVKLQNYDAITVRSATKVRKALIDACPNLKLIGRGGVGVDNIDVDYAKEKGVGVYNTPASSSLSVAELVFGHLFTGVRFLQDSNRKMPVEGATKFNDLKKAYAKGIELGGKTLGIVGFGRIGREVAKMAIGIGMDVLAFDVYPFNPEVELTLGGGTKVKVSVTTATLDEILTKADFITLHTPFVDKPLIGTAEFEKMKKGAAVVNCSRGGLIDEDALLEALNSGKIAFAGLDVYTNEPTPRQDILSHPKISLTPHIGAATNEAQERIGIELASLIIQHFKK; encoded by the coding sequence ATGATAAAGATATTAGCCAATGACGGCATCGATCCGGCAGGAAAACAACTTTTAGAAGAAGCCGGTTTTATTATCGATACCAATAACATTCCACAGGACGAATTGCCTGTTAAATTACAAAATTACGATGCGATAACCGTTCGCAGCGCCACTAAAGTACGCAAGGCTTTGATAGATGCCTGCCCTAACCTGAAACTGATAGGCAGGGGAGGCGTTGGTGTTGATAATATAGATGTTGATTATGCCAAAGAAAAAGGTGTCGGCGTTTATAATACACCTGCCTCGTCTTCATTATCTGTTGCTGAACTGGTATTCGGACACTTATTTACAGGCGTTCGTTTTTTACAGGACAGTAACCGCAAAATGCCGGTTGAAGGCGCAACAAAATTCAACGATCTGAAAAAAGCTTATGCTAAAGGCATCGAGTTGGGCGGTAAAACGCTGGGCATCGTAGGCTTCGGTCGTATCGGCCGCGAAGTTGCTAAAATGGCTATCGGTATCGGTATGGATGTTTTAGCTTTCGACGTATACCCTTTTAACCCCGAAGTTGAACTGACTTTAGGCGGCGGTACAAAAGTGAAAGTAAGCGTTACTACTGCAACTTTGGATGAGATCCTTACGAAAGCTGATTTTATCACCCTGCACACTCCGTTTGTGGATAAACCTTTAATCGGTACGGCTGAATTTGAAAAAATGAAAAAAGGCGCTGCTGTAGTAAACTGCTCACGTGGCGGCCTGATAGACGAAGATGCTTTGCTTGAGGCTTTAAACAGCGGAAAAATTGCCTTTGCAGGTTTGGATGTTTATACCAACGAACCAACCCCAAGGCAGGACATTCTGAGCCATCCGAAAATATCCTTAACCCCGCATATCGGCGCTGCTACAAACGAAGCGCAGGAGCGGATAGGTATTGAACTGGCGAGTTTGATCATCCAGCATTTCAAAAAATAA
- the pnp gene encoding polyribonucleotide nucleotidyltransferase, with product MSLNVIKKVIDLGDGRTIEIETGKLAKQADGSVVIKMGDTMLLATVVSSPEAKEGTDFLPLSVDYQEKYAATGRIPGGFLRREARLSDYEVLISRLVDRALRPMFPEDYHADTQVMISLISADKDIMPDCLAGLAASAALAVSDIPFNGPISEVRVAKVDGQLIINPTLTQLQTATLEFIVAGSEHDVNMVEGESKEIQEDELVEAIKFAHTAIKHQCFIQKELAIAVGKTEKRVYCHENSNEELKKAIYAATYEQVYAIAASASAKDERATKFKAVRDAYIDTLGEIDDVTKFLAKKYYHDVEYDAIRNLVLDEGKRLDGRTTTQIRPIWSEVNYLPSAHGSAVFTRGETQSLTTVTLGAKDDEQMIDGAFINGYQKFLLHYNFPGFSTGEVRPNRGAGRREIGHGNLAMRSLKQVLPSDDENPYTIRIVSDILESNGSSSMATVCAGTLALMDAGVKIKSPVSGIAMGLITNEMGTKYAILSDILGDEDHLGDMDFKVTGTEKGIVAVQMDLKINGLSYEVLGKALHQAKDGRLHILGEMKKTIEKPREDYKPHAPRIITIRIDKEYIGAVIGPGGKIIQEMQRETGATISIEEVGNQGVVQIFADNKEAIDKAVSRIKAIAARPEVGEIYEGKVKSIMPFGAFIEIMPGKDGLLHISEIDHKRFETMDGIFEVGDEVRVKLLDIDKQGKLKLSRKALLPKPENKG from the coding sequence ATGAGTTTAAACGTAATTAAGAAGGTTATTGATTTAGGTGACGGCCGCACCATTGAGATCGAAACCGGTAAGCTGGCCAAACAAGCCGATGGCTCTGTAGTGATTAAAATGGGTGATACCATGTTATTGGCTACCGTAGTTTCATCACCCGAAGCAAAAGAAGGAACAGATTTTTTACCACTATCTGTTGATTACCAGGAGAAATATGCCGCTACCGGCCGGATCCCTGGTGGGTTTTTACGCCGCGAGGCACGTTTATCAGACTATGAGGTTTTGATCTCGCGTTTGGTTGACCGTGCGCTGCGCCCGATGTTCCCTGAAGATTATCATGCCGATACACAGGTGATGATCTCCCTGATCAGCGCTGATAAAGATATTATGCCTGATTGCCTTGCCGGTTTGGCAGCATCAGCAGCTTTGGCTGTTTCGGATATCCCTTTTAACGGGCCGATTTCTGAAGTGCGTGTAGCTAAGGTGGATGGTCAATTGATCATTAACCCAACTTTAACCCAGTTACAGACTGCAACTTTAGAATTTATCGTTGCCGGATCAGAGCATGACGTGAACATGGTTGAAGGTGAATCAAAGGAGATCCAGGAAGATGAGCTGGTTGAAGCAATTAAATTTGCGCATACCGCTATCAAACACCAGTGTTTTATTCAAAAAGAACTTGCTATTGCAGTTGGCAAAACCGAAAAACGCGTTTATTGCCATGAAAACAGCAATGAAGAGTTGAAGAAAGCAATATACGCTGCTACTTATGAGCAGGTTTACGCCATTGCTGCATCAGCTTCTGCAAAAGACGAGCGTGCTACTAAATTTAAAGCGGTTAGAGACGCTTATATCGACACTTTAGGCGAGATTGACGACGTTACCAAATTCCTGGCTAAGAAATATTACCATGATGTGGAGTACGACGCGATCCGTAACCTGGTATTGGACGAAGGCAAACGCCTTGACGGCCGTACCACTACCCAGATCCGCCCGATATGGAGCGAAGTAAATTACCTGCCATCTGCACATGGTTCGGCGGTGTTTACCCGCGGCGAAACACAATCGCTAACCACCGTTACTTTAGGTGCTAAAGATGATGAGCAAATGATTGACGGTGCGTTTATCAATGGCTACCAAAAATTCCTGTTACACTACAATTTCCCTGGTTTTTCAACCGGAGAAGTTCGCCCGAACAGGGGAGCAGGCCGCCGCGAGATCGGTCACGGTAACCTTGCAATGCGTTCACTAAAACAGGTGTTACCATCTGATGATGAAAATCCATACACTATCCGTATCGTTTCTGATATCCTTGAATCAAACGGTTCGTCATCAATGGCAACAGTTTGCGCCGGTACATTGGCGCTGATGGATGCCGGTGTTAAAATCAAATCGCCGGTATCAGGTATCGCGATGGGTTTGATCACCAACGAAATGGGTACCAAATATGCTATCCTGTCTGACATTTTAGGCGACGAAGATCACTTAGGCGATATGGACTTTAAAGTAACCGGTACCGAAAAAGGTATTGTTGCTGTACAGATGGACTTAAAGATAAACGGTCTGTCGTACGAAGTTTTAGGCAAGGCATTGCACCAGGCTAAAGACGGCCGTTTGCATATCCTTGGTGAAATGAAGAAGACCATCGAAAAACCACGTGAAGATTACAAACCACATGCACCGCGCATCATTACCATCCGTATTGATAAAGAATATATCGGCGCGGTAATTGGCCCGGGAGGAAAGATCATCCAGGAAATGCAACGCGAAACCGGTGCTACTATTTCAATTGAAGAAGTTGGCAACCAGGGTGTAGTACAGATTTTTGCTGACAATAAAGAAGCGATTGATAAGGCTGTAAGCCGTATTAAAGCCATTGCTGCAAGGCCTGAAGTTGGTGAGATATACGAAGGAAAAGTAAAATCAATAATGCCTTTCGGTGCATTTATTGAAATTATGCCGGGCAAAGACGGTTTATTGCATATTTCGGAAATTGACCACAAACGGTTTGAAACCATGGATGGTATTTTTGAAGTAGGCGACGAAGTGCGCGTTAAATTGCTTGATATTGATAAACAAGGTAAATTGAAGCTTTCAAGAAAAGCGCTTTTGCCTAAGCCTGAGAATAAAGGCTAA
- the serC gene encoding 3-phosphoserine/phosphohydroxythreonine transaminase codes for MKHNFGAGPGILPHEVLKQAAAGVLDLNGIGLSILEISHRSAEFEAILDEAVKLVKELLEVPEGYSVLFLQGGASTQFALAPYNLLPEGGKAAYLETGVWANKAMKEAKFFGEVQVVASSKESNFTYIPKDFVIPADAAYFHITSNNTIYGTQSQSFPKSPVPVVCDMSSDIFSRKINVADFGLIYAGAQKNMGPAGTTLVIVKDDILGKSGRKIPAMFNYQVQIEGGSMYNTPPCFAIYVSMLTLNWLKSKGGVAAIEAENIAKAKVLYGEIDRNPLFKGVCAVEDRSHMNVCFVMENPEHEKPFLKLAEEKGIVGIKGHRSVGGFRASIYNALPITSVYVLIDAMQEFAEKNK; via the coding sequence ATGAAACATAATTTTGGCGCAGGACCAGGTATTTTACCTCACGAAGTTTTAAAACAGGCCGCAGCAGGAGTTCTAGATCTTAACGGGATCGGGCTTTCCATTTTGGAAATATCCCACCGTTCGGCTGAGTTTGAAGCTATCCTGGATGAGGCAGTAAAACTGGTTAAAGAGTTGCTTGAAGTTCCCGAAGGTTATTCAGTATTGTTTCTTCAGGGTGGCGCGAGCACACAATTTGCATTAGCTCCTTATAACCTTTTACCCGAAGGTGGCAAAGCAGCTTACCTGGAAACAGGTGTTTGGGCAAATAAAGCTATGAAAGAAGCCAAATTCTTCGGCGAAGTACAGGTAGTTGCCTCCTCGAAGGAAAGCAACTTTACGTATATCCCTAAGGATTTTGTGATCCCGGCTGATGCTGCTTATTTTCATATTACCTCAAACAATACTATTTATGGTACGCAGTCGCAAAGTTTCCCGAAATCACCTGTTCCGGTAGTTTGCGATATGTCGTCTGATATTTTCAGCCGCAAGATCAACGTTGCTGATTTCGGTTTGATCTATGCCGGTGCTCAAAAAAACATGGGTCCCGCCGGTACTACACTTGTAATTGTAAAAGATGATATTTTAGGCAAAAGCGGCCGTAAAATACCGGCCATGTTTAACTACCAGGTACAGATTGAAGGTGGATCGATGTACAATACGCCTCCTTGCTTTGCTATTTATGTTTCGATGTTAACCTTAAACTGGTTAAAATCAAAAGGCGGCGTAGCAGCAATTGAAGCAGAAAATATTGCAAAAGCCAAAGTACTTTATGGCGAAATAGACCGTAACCCATTATTTAAAGGGGTTTGTGCTGTTGAGGACCGCTCGCACATGAACGTTTGTTTTGTGATGGAAAATCCTGAACACGAAAAACCATTTTTGAAACTGGCTGAAGAAAAGGGTATCGTAGGCATCAAAGGCCACCGTAGTGTTGGTGGTTTCAGGGCATCTATTTACAACGCATTGCCAATTACCAGCGTTTATGTGCTGATTGACGCCATGCAGGAATTCGCAGAAAAGAATAAATAG
- a CDS encoding bifunctional 5,10-methylenetetrahydrofolate dehydrogenase/5,10-methenyltetrahydrofolate cyclohydrolase encodes MELLDGKYVSEKVKVEIAAEAAKILARTGRKPHLVAVLVGHDGGSETYVASKMKNCEAVGFKSSLVRYEGDVSEEELLNKVAELNADADIDGIIVQLPLPKHIDPEKVTEKIDHRKDVDGFHPINLGRMQRNLPSFIPATPYGITLMLKEYNIETSGKHCVVVGRSNIVGSPMSILMARNTYPGNCTVTVCHSRTPDIKKFTLDADILIVAIGKKNFITADMVKEGVVVIDVGMNRETSTLTKSGFKLFGDVDFEGVSQKASWITPVPGGVGLMTIIGLLKNTLASANKQVYP; translated from the coding sequence ATGGAATTACTCGACGGAAAATACGTATCAGAAAAAGTTAAGGTTGAAATAGCGGCCGAGGCTGCTAAAATACTGGCAAGAACCGGCCGCAAACCTCATCTGGTGGCTGTACTGGTTGGCCACGATGGCGGCAGTGAAACTTATGTGGCCAGCAAAATGAAAAACTGCGAAGCTGTCGGCTTTAAATCATCTTTGGTGCGATATGAAGGTGATGTTAGCGAAGAGGAACTATTGAACAAAGTAGCCGAACTGAATGCGGATGCTGATATCGACGGCATCATTGTGCAATTACCCCTCCCAAAACATATCGACCCGGAAAAAGTAACGGAGAAAATTGATCACCGCAAAGATGTCGATGGCTTCCACCCTATTAATTTAGGCCGGATGCAGCGTAATTTGCCTTCTTTTATCCCCGCCACACCTTACGGCATCACCCTGATGTTGAAGGAATATAATATTGAAACCTCGGGCAAACACTGCGTGGTGGTGGGCCGCAGCAATATCGTTGGCTCGCCGATGAGCATTTTAATGGCGCGTAATACCTACCCGGGCAATTGCACCGTTACCGTTTGCCATAGCCGCACGCCTGATATCAAAAAATTCACGCTTGATGCCGACATCTTGATCGTTGCCATCGGTAAAAAGAACTTTATAACCGCAGATATGGTAAAAGAAGGCGTTGTTGTTATAGATGTCGGAATGAACCGCGAAACCTCCACCCTCACCAAATCAGGTTTTAAACTTTTTGGTGACGTTGATTTTGAAGGAGTATCCCAAAAAGCTTCCTGGATAACCCCGGTACCAGGTGGTGTAGGGTTGATGACCATTATTGGTTTGCTGAAAAACACCCTTGCATCCGCGAATAAACAGGTTTACCCGTGA
- the rpe gene encoding ribulose-phosphate 3-epimerase, with translation MNHLIAPSILAADFANLQRDIEMINASEADWIHVDVMDGVFVPNISFGFPVIKAVKKHAKKPLDVHLMIVDPDRYLKEFAAAGAAIISVHYEVCPNLHRTVQYIKELGCKASVVLNPHTPVALLDDIIEDLDQVLIMSVNPGFGGQKFIANTYKKIKDLKALSAARNPGLLIEIDGGVDEHNAARLIEAGANVLVAGNSVFSATDPTAAIAGLKILNGLSRS, from the coding sequence ATGAACCACCTGATAGCGCCATCAATTTTAGCGGCCGATTTTGCTAACCTGCAGCGGGATATTGAAATGATTAATGCCAGCGAGGCAGATTGGATACATGTAGATGTGATGGATGGTGTATTTGTTCCGAATATTTCATTTGGATTCCCGGTGATAAAGGCGGTTAAAAAGCATGCAAAAAAGCCGCTGGATGTTCATTTAATGATCGTTGACCCGGATCGCTATTTAAAAGAATTTGCTGCAGCAGGGGCTGCAATTATCTCGGTTCATTACGAGGTTTGCCCTAATTTGCACCGTACAGTTCAATACATTAAGGAGTTGGGCTGCAAAGCTTCGGTGGTTTTAAACCCACATACACCTGTTGCCTTGCTGGACGATATTATTGAGGACCTGGACCAGGTGTTGATCATGTCGGTAAACCCCGGTTTTGGCGGACAAAAATTTATTGCCAATACCTATAAAAAAATAAAAGACCTGAAAGCTTTAAGCGCGGCCAGGAATCCCGGTCTTTTAATTGAAATTGACGGTGGCGTTGATGAGCATAATGCAGCCAGGCTGATTGAGGCCGGCGCTAATGTTTTAGTTGCAGGCAACTCTGTTTTTTCGGCGACGGACCCAACTGCAGCAATTGCCGGTTTGAAAATTTTGAATGGTTTATCGCGATCTTGA
- a CDS encoding DUF4337 domain-containing protein, whose translation MSEIENYSENIHEQSNEHAHHILSEGKERWVLYVALTTAVIAVLAAITGLLAGDHSDEAMLAQIKSSDQWAYYQAKGIKSEVLAASNNLLIAMGKTPAAKDTAKVSANKREQAKISEEAKALQKESDEHVAKHKILARGVTLFQVAIAIGAISIITKRKALWIGSMGFAAIGIFFLLQGTLF comes from the coding sequence ATGAGCGAAATAGAGAACTATTCAGAAAATATCCACGAACAAAGTAATGAGCACGCGCACCACATCCTTTCGGAGGGTAAAGAGCGCTGGGTGCTGTATGTGGCTTTAACTACTGCGGTCATAGCCGTGCTGGCCGCTATAACCGGGCTTTTAGCGGGCGACCATTCTGACGAAGCTATGCTGGCGCAGATCAAATCATCCGACCAGTGGGCCTATTACCAGGCGAAGGGCATTAAATCAGAGGTGCTGGCCGCGTCCAATAACCTGCTCATCGCCATGGGTAAAACCCCGGCTGCTAAAGATACCGCCAAAGTAAGCGCCAATAAACGCGAACAGGCCAAAATCAGTGAAGAAGCAAAAGCCCTGCAAAAGGAATCAGACGAGCATGTCGCCAAGCATAAGATCCTGGCACGTGGCGTAACCCTCTTCCAGGTAGCGATAGCGATAGGCGCAATTTCTATCATCACCAAACGAAAGGCGCTGTGGATCGGCAGCATGGGTTTCGCCGCCATCGGGATCTTCTTTTTGTTACAGGGTACGCTGTTTTAA
- a CDS encoding acyl-CoA thioesterase, protein MTDTPIYTTFETELRVRPDDIDMFQHVHNSKYFDYVLAARYEQMERCYGMAMEKFMERGFGWVVRTAYVDYKRALTMGDYFIVTTGIETIDDKGCRVKFSIKNKATNKICCDGWFDYTMIDMATGRGTKVPQDVIELYTI, encoded by the coding sequence ATGACGGATACTCCCATCTACACCACCTTCGAAACTGAACTCCGCGTCCGTCCGGATGATATTGATATGTTTCAGCATGTGCATAACAGCAAATATTTCGACTATGTGCTGGCGGCCCGTTACGAGCAGATGGAGCGCTGCTACGGCATGGCTATGGAGAAATTTATGGAGCGCGGTTTTGGCTGGGTAGTGCGCACCGCCTACGTAGACTATAAACGGGCCTTAACCATGGGCGATTATTTCATCGTAACAACCGGCATCGAAACCATCGACGATAAAGGCTGCCGCGTAAAATTCAGCATTAAAAATAAAGCCACCAACAAAATCTGCTGCGACGGCTGGTTTGATTATACCATGATTGATATGGCTACCGGACGCGGGACAAAGGTGCCGCAGGATGTTATTGAACTTTATACGATATAA
- the rpsO gene encoding 30S ribosomal protein S15, with protein MYLSSEAKAEIFAKHGKAATDTGSAEGQVALFTYRIAHLTGHLKKNKHDFSTQLSLQKLVGKRRALLAYLFKKDIGRYRAIIKALQLRDIIK; from the coding sequence ATGTATTTAAGTTCAGAAGCAAAGGCAGAGATCTTTGCAAAACATGGTAAGGCAGCAACTGACACTGGTTCAGCCGAAGGTCAGGTAGCATTATTCACTTACCGCATTGCGCATTTAACCGGGCACTTGAAAAAAAACAAACATGATTTTTCAACCCAATTATCGCTGCAAAAATTAGTAGGTAAACGCCGCGCATTGCTGGCATACCTGTTCAAAAAAGATATTGGAAGATACCGTGCCATCATCAAAGCTTTACAGCTAAGGGATATCATCAAGTAA
- a CDS encoding S41 family peptidase, with product MPKNKPLLVAIVLFITSCQALPQSTTFNGDMEFLSADKTKATGWTTHFQPGQLIAYPVKVDSVIKQHGKYSLSIEKVSDDSGFGVIDYIIPKTFKGQKIQLRGFLKTENVNSGYAGLWLRIDGTDKIIAFDNMHDRGVKGNTDWKEYTIDLDYDSSAAININAGALLIGDGKLWADNFKLFIDGQPIENVPVITPSLSKPEKDTTFKNGSRMDTIAINKQQIVNLTALGQLWGFLKYHHPAIAHGNYNWDAELFRIMPMVIKTKNNRELSKVLEKWVDGLGVPPVCKGCATMVNGADTKLLPDYGILFNRTVLSASLTHKLSWILNNRNIGGGYYIDMLAVGNPDFIHESNYRKMTYPDEGYRLLCLFRYWNMINYFYPYKYAIGEDWNNVLPDCIPKFIRSANTTDYVLNTLALIARVHDTHANMWSNNTALSEYKGKYAVPFQAKFLSGKLVVTGYYNDTLNVKQLVKPGDVIEKINGQQINELIKKYLPYTPASNYNTQLRDLPSQFLLRNNTKTFDLEILRDGKKYNILMNGIGYGVIKYSLDLDPTPNVPGYYLINEQIGYVFPGRYKNTDLPKIEDLFAKTKGIIIDMRCYPSDFMPFTFVPFIKADESSFVKFTKGSADDPGLFVFKETETSPSLKLYKGKVVVIVNSTTQSQAEYTTMALQSSPNVTVIGSQTAGADGDVSAIQLPGGISTMISGLGVYYPDGTETQRKGVKINVVINPTIEGIKAGRDELLEKAKAIILGGAQR from the coding sequence ATGCCTAAAAATAAACCTTTACTTGTCGCAATAGTTCTATTTATTACAAGCTGCCAGGCTTTGCCTCAATCAACTACCTTTAACGGTGATATGGAGTTCCTTAGCGCCGATAAAACAAAAGCAACAGGCTGGACGACCCATTTTCAGCCAGGGCAGTTAATCGCTTACCCCGTTAAGGTCGATAGTGTAATAAAACAACACGGAAAATATTCTTTGTCCATTGAAAAAGTTAGCGACGACAGCGGGTTTGGTGTTATCGATTATATTATTCCAAAAACATTTAAAGGCCAAAAGATTCAGCTTCGCGGATTTTTAAAAACTGAAAATGTTAATTCGGGCTATGCAGGTTTATGGCTTCGAATAGATGGCACTGATAAAATCATTGCATTTGACAATATGCATGACCGGGGAGTTAAAGGCAACACGGATTGGAAAGAATATACCATCGACCTTGATTATGATTCGTCGGCGGCCATCAATATTAATGCCGGCGCGTTGCTTATTGGTGATGGAAAACTTTGGGCCGACAATTTTAAATTGTTTATTGACGGCCAGCCGATTGAAAACGTGCCGGTAATAACGCCATCGTTATCAAAGCCCGAAAAAGATACCACATTTAAAAACGGCTCGCGAATGGATACCATCGCCATTAATAAACAGCAAATTGTCAACTTAACTGCCCTGGGGCAACTTTGGGGCTTTTTAAAATACCATCACCCGGCAATTGCCCATGGTAACTACAATTGGGATGCAGAACTTTTCAGGATCATGCCGATGGTGATCAAAACAAAAAACAACAGGGAGCTTAGTAAGGTGCTTGAAAAATGGGTTGACGGCCTCGGGGTGCCACCTGTTTGCAAAGGTTGCGCCACAATGGTAAATGGCGCGGACACTAAACTGTTGCCTGATTATGGTATTTTATTTAACCGAACGGTGTTATCTGCTTCACTGACCCATAAACTCAGCTGGATTCTTAATAACCGCAATATCGGCGGAGGTTATTATATTGATATGCTTGCTGTTGGCAATCCTGATTTTATACATGAAAGCAATTACCGCAAAATGACCTATCCTGATGAGGGCTACCGCTTGCTTTGCTTGTTCAGGTATTGGAATATGATCAATTATTTTTACCCGTATAAATATGCGATAGGCGAGGATTGGAATAATGTGCTGCCGGATTGTATCCCCAAATTCATAAGGTCGGCCAACACCACCGATTATGTTTTAAATACGCTTGCGCTGATAGCGCGGGTACATGATACCCATGCCAATATGTGGAGTAATAATACCGCCCTTTCTGAATATAAAGGTAAATATGCGGTGCCCTTCCAGGCGAAATTTTTAAGCGGTAAACTGGTTGTTACCGGGTATTACAACGATACACTTAATGTTAAACAGTTAGTAAAACCTGGCGATGTTATTGAAAAGATAAACGGACAACAAATAAACGAATTGATAAAAAAATATTTACCATACACCCCTGCATCAAATTATAATACACAGTTAAGAGATTTGCCCAGCCAGTTTTTATTGCGAAATAATACCAAAACTTTTGATTTAGAAATTTTAAGAGATGGTAAAAAATACAATATTTTGATGAACGGGATCGGATATGGCGTTATAAAATATAGTCTTGATCTTGATCCCACTCCCAATGTACCCGGCTATTATTTGATTAATGAACAAATTGGCTATGTGTTTCCCGGGCGTTATAAAAACACGGATCTTCCAAAGATTGAAGACTTGTTTGCTAAAACAAAAGGAATTATCATTGATATGCGTTGCTATCCGTCTGATTTTATGCCATTTACCTTTGTGCCTTTTATCAAAGCCGATGAATCCAGTTTTGTAAAGTTTACCAAAGGCAGCGCTGACGATCCTGGTTTGTTTGTATTTAAGGAGACCGAGACAAGTCCATCGCTGAAATTATACAAGGGCAAAGTGGTGGTCATTGTAAATTCCACCACCCAAAGCCAGGCGGAATACACGACCATGGCATTGCAAAGTTCGCCAAATGTTACCGTCATTGGCAGTCAGACGGCGGGTGCGGACGGCGATGTGTCTGCTATTCAATTGCCTGGAGGAATTTCAACCATGATATCCGGGCTAGGTGTCTATTACCCTGACGGTACGGAAACACAACGCAAAGGCGTAAAAATCAATGTGGTAATAAATCCAACAATTGAAGGTATAAAAGCCGGCCGGGATGAATTGCTGGAAAAAGCGAAAGCGATTATTTTAGGTGGAGCGCAACGTTAA